A window from Telopea speciosissima isolate NSW1024214 ecotype Mountain lineage chromosome 8, Tspe_v1, whole genome shotgun sequence encodes these proteins:
- the LOC122672365 gene encoding uncharacterized protein LOC122672365 produces the protein MFKVIKSTDIPCYDVEDSVCWGPSKSSDFTTASAWEELRLKGPKAPWVQLVWHKNLQPRHSMFGWRLAHEKLPTEEEYQRWGVSLASKCMLCKKQCDSALHLILNCEFNNVVWGNFALGLALVGISQLPLLIFEIGGKESVDARM, from the coding sequence ATGTTCAAAGTGATTAAAAGCACTGATATTCCTTGTTATGATGTGGAGGATTCGGTGTGTTGGGGCCCTTCGAAATCGAGTGATTTCACTACGGCGTCGGCTTGGGAAGAGTTGAGATTGAAGGGTCCTAAAGCTCCTTGGGTTCAACTTGTTTGGCATAAAAACCTGCAGCCTCGTCATTCTATGTTTGGGTGGAGATTAGCGCATGAGAAGCTCCCCACAGAGGAGGAATACCAGAGATGGGGTGTTAGTTTAGCATCCAAATGCATGCTGTGTAAGAAGCAGTGCGATTCAGCCCTTCATTTGATCCTCAATTGTGAGTTTAATAATGTTGTGTGGGGGAATTTTGCTCTTGGTTTGGCATTGGTTGGAATCAGCCAGCTTCCACTGTTGATTTTTGAGATTGGTGGAAAAGAAAGCGTCGATGCACGAATGTGA
- the LOC122672766 gene encoding xanthoxin dehydrogenase-like, whose protein sequence is MSSSKSSSSSLPHQRLLGKVALVTGGATGIGESIVRLFHKHGAKVFIVDIKDSHGQHLCEALGGDQNVCYIHGNVTIEDDIRRAIDATVDKFGTLDIMVNNAGISGQPIPDIRNVDIAEFKMVFDVNVKGVFIGMKHAARVMIPNRKGSIISISSAASVIGGLAPHGYTGSKHAVVGLTKNVAAELGAYGIRVNCVSPYAVCTDLALAHVPENERTEDAKAGFHAYFGKAANLQGIDLTVDDVADAVLYMASDEARYVSGANLMIDGGFSCVNHSLRVFR, encoded by the exons ATGTCCAGCAGCAAATCAAGCAGTTCATCTCTTCCCCACCAAAG ACTTCTGGGTAAGGTAGCATTGGTGACCGGCGGTGCAACCGGAATCGGCGAGAGTATTGTACGTCTCTTCCACAAGCATGGCGCCAAAGTATTTATTGTGGATATAAAAGACAGTCATGGCCAGCATCTATGTGAAGCCCTAGGAGGTGACCAAAATGTGTGTTACATCCATGGTAATGTCACTATCGAAGACGACATCCGCCGTGCCATTGATGCAACGGTCGACAAATTCGGCACTCTCGACATTATGGTTAACAATGCCGGCATCTCTGGTCAACCGATTCCGGACATTCGCAATGTAGACATAGCTGAATTTAAGATGGTGTTTGATGTGAATGTAAAGGGTGTCTTCATTGGAATGAAACATGCAGCTCGTGTTATGATCCCTAACCGCAAAGGCTCTATTATTTCTATATCAAGCGCTGCAAGTGTTATTGGGGGGTTAGCCCCTCACGGATACACAGGGTCCAAGCATGCTGTTGTGGGGCTAACAAAGAACGTAGCTGCTGAGTTAGGGGCTTATGGGATAAGAGTTAACTGTGTATCACCCTATGCTGTATGTACAGATCTGGCATTGGCTCACGTGCCTGAAAATGAGAGGACTGAGGATGCTAAGGCAGGATTCCATGCTTATTTTGGGAAGGCAGCCAATCTACAAGGCATTGATTTAACGGTAGATGATGTGGCTGATGCAGTGCTTTACATGGCTAGTGATGAGGCACGGTATGTCAGTGGGGCCAATCTTATGATCGATGGTGGTTTCTCATGTGTTAATCACTCACTTAGGGTATTCCGGTGA